In one window of Nicotiana tabacum cultivar K326 chromosome 12, ASM71507v2, whole genome shotgun sequence DNA:
- the LOC107795945 gene encoding lysine-specific histone demethylase 1 homolog 3 isoform X1: protein MGEEENIKLLERAPKKRVEMEFDSGDDEPIGSLLKLKSKKNLKKVKVELGSNKAVVRKAAVKDEDLVGMDDTLASFRKKLKGPKKDSGSVSTTGKSSSKLTVQSLDGSVNVMAKIVEKGRSDVDCLSEGTIDKGFEKGNKRKSKRPKLALEPQKVEVSGDISLLCDKKSGKSSPNCIDGGILEDSLSAFLKKTQSGLIKRSHGPWQLKRGKESEALCDVLNSSPIATETVSSVSMCRKLIEEIPESNESVHVALDRVSVDMQSKSGELMPIKEECVQHLSWPEVSSSALNNDELLKSSNEIDDASSIKVSGVLDGEITCHIKLREEEIASVNDIAGGNCKDLHDEGLLKNCPNCHEKSASKDGFSDHSITAGRDISSLHTSTPENIEKLEFEHPVSETKFNAYMDMNSNAILSSRKTHVDDQICSSSRADDSGSCRSVQLLNKLDKPQGSIGNVPIQTLMPSICLLEGPPAAKEETGSEGCGYAQVCLTPNFVAADKRSSDIYDEQRISGDSVDDQACAPVSLSKEDGQVFEGGLSPVAIERNQQVKVASQMKHEDQIMENADDIYGSSEQMTIDNSATSLRKCASAFHQSQLADENCEGANHQSREFVTGDDEADATSSPSITPECDENVAEETESQLATEGKGQRLFSGQRAPRKTKKRRHGDMAYEGDVDWEILVHGQDFLLSHQDGDGRHSFRTREKLESMLIGMDTKNGGAAAVSVGLKAREVGPVERIKFKEVLKRKGGLLEYLECRNQILSLWNKDISRVLPLSECGVSETPLADESPRASLIRQIYSFLDHCGYINFGIASEKDKAENGVDHNLKILTEEKFVENSGAPVTDTDDGVSFILGRSKSSEIVMPEKNDVLSDEGKKTENGGTDCQLIDRPAVELSTLSEQRECPADDLQVNGYLNIQSPCQPFDLGSVGPVPSGEVKDSELQNIVHPDFLPPNSTEIDGRTADKHLVISEDTCGFPPDSFRSQRQNTCCDAKGKKRIIVVGAGPAGLTAARHLKRQGFHVTMLEARSRIGGRVFTDLSSLSVPVDLGASIITGIEADVATERRPDPSSLICAQLGLELTVLNSDCPLYDVATGQKVPADLDEALEAEFNSLLDDMVLLVAQKGEHAMRMSLEDGLEYALKRRRKARFARNHMGNEPQKSSVTAVESMALPDWGTSQNLSSKIEILSPLERRVMDWHFANLEYGCAALLKEVSLPYWNQDDAYGGFGGAHCMIKGGYSSVVESLGEGLCVHLNHIVTDISYCKEDIPTKNDLFNKVKVSTSNGREFSGDAVLITVPLGCLKAETIKFSPPLPYWKDLSIQRLGFGVLNKVVLEFPEVFWDDSIDYFGATAEETDQRGRCFMFWNVKKTVGAPVLIALVVGKAAIDGQEMSSSDHVKHSLLVLRKLYGENRVPDPVASVVTDWGKDPYSYGAYSYVAVGSSGEDYDILGRPVENCIFFAGEATCKEHPDTVGGAMMSGLREAVRIIDILTTGTDYTAEVEAMEDAKRHSDVERSEIRDIMKRLEAVELSSVLCKNSLDGVQILTRENLLRDLFCNANTTAGRLHLAKELLKLPVEVLRSFAGTKEGLSTLNLWMLDSLGKDGTQLLRHCVRILVKVSTDLLAVRLSGIGKTVKEKVCVHTSRDIRAIASQLVNVWIEIFRKEKAANGGLKLLRQSTAADTSKSKHTGASGKPPIRNANNKKLNVKLATLETIPDVEPSTSQASVGRQNDTTEERQDFPMSEDEKAAFAAAEAARVAALAAAEAYASSGAKCNMPLQLPKIPSFHKFARREQYANDESDIRRNWPGGAVGRQDCLSEIDSRNCRVRDWSVDFSAAGVNLDSSRMSVDNRSQRSLSNDNACQFNFREHSGESAPVDSSIFTKAWVDSSSSIGIKDYNAIEMWQCQAAAANSDFYDPVMHVTDEEDSNMSSKMLMRKHDVLVCESSASQITVNKEMLHDQPKGAERIKQAVVDYVGSLLMPLYKARKLDKEGYKSIMKKTATKVMEHATDAEKSMLVYEFLDSKRKNKIRDFVDKLIERYMLMKPGAKS, encoded by the exons ATGGGGGAGGAAGAGAATATCAAATTGTTGGAGAGAGCACCTAAGAAGCGTGTCGAGATGGAGTTTGATTCAGGAGATGATGAGCCTATTGGGTCTTTACTGAagctaaaaagcaaaaagaactTGAAAAAAGTCAAGGTGGAACTAGGTAGTAACAAGGCTGTGGTTCGAAAAGCAGCggttaaggatgaagatttgGTTGGCATGGATGATACCTTAGCTAGTTTTAGGAAAAAGTTGAAGGGTCCTAAGAAGGATAGTGGATCTGTATCAACTACTGGGAAAAGTTCAAGTAAGTTGACAGTGCAATCTCTGGATGGGTCTGTGAACGTAATGGCCAAGATTGTGGAAAAGGGTCGGTCAGATGTGGATTGTCTATCTGAAGGGACAATCGATAAAGGTTTTGAGAAAGGAAATAAGAGAAAGAGTAAGAGGCCAAAGCTTGCTTTGGAGCCACAGAAAGTGGAGGTATCTGGGGATATCTCCTTGCTATGTGATAAAAAGAGTGGAAAAAGCTCTCCTAATTGCATTgatggtggcattcttgaagatTCACTATCAGCTTTTCTGAAGAAAACACAATCTGGTTTGATTAAGAGATCCCACGGTCCTTGGCAGTTGAAAAGAGGGAAGGAAAGTGAAGCTTTATGTGATGTTTTGAACTCAAGCCCTATTGCAACAGAAACCGTTTCTTCCGTAAGTATGTGCCGTAAATTGATTGAAGAAATTCCTGAATCCAATGAGAGTGTGCATGTGGCACTTGATAGAGTTTCAGTAGATATGCAGTCAAAATCAGGTGAGTTAATGCCCATAAAGGAAGAATGTGTCCAACACCTTTCATGGCCAGAGGTTTCTTCTTCTGCATTGAACAATGATGAGTTGTTGAAATCAAGCAATGAGATAGATGATGCATCTTCCATTAAGGTCTCAGGTGTCCTAGATGGTGAGATCACATGTCACATTAAACTTAGAGAAGAGGAAATTGCCAGTGTGAATGATATTGCGGGTGGAAATTGCAAGGATCTTCATGATGAGGGTCTCTTGAAGAACTGTCCTAATTGTCATGAAAAGTCTGCTTCCAAGGACGGATTTAGTGATCATTCAATAACAGCAGGTCGTGATATTTCGTCTCTACATACCAGTACTCCTGAGAATATCGAGAAGCTTGAGTTTGAGCATCCTGTGTCTGAAACCAAGTTCAATGCTTATATGGATATGAACTCAAATGCAATTTTAAGCAGCCGGAAAACTCATGTAGATGATCAAATATGCTCTTCAAGCCGAGCAGATGATTCAGGTTCTTGTAGAAGCGTTCAATTATTGAACAAACTTGATAAACCACAAGGGAGCATTGGAAATGTGCCTATTCAAACTTTGATGCCATCCATCTGCCTGTTAGAAGGCCCACCTGCAGCCAAGGAGGAGACAGGCTCGGAAGGTTGTGGGTATGCTCAAGTTTGTTTGACGCCTAATTTTGTTGCAGCAGATAAGCGTTCAAGTGACATTTATGATGAGCAGCGAATTTCTGGTGATTCTGTTGATGACCAAGCTTGTGCTCCAGTTTCGTTGTCAAAGGAGGATGGTCAAGTGTTTGAGGGTGGGTTATCTCCAGTGGCTATAGAAAGGAATCAACAAGTTAAAGTTGCCAGCCAGATGAAGCACGAGGACCAAATCATGGAGAATGCTGATGACATCTATGGTTCTTCTGAACAAATGACTATTGATAATTCTGCCACCTCATTGCGCAAATGCGCTTCAGCTTTCCATCAGAGTCAACTGGCTGATGAGAATTGTGAAGGCGCCAATCATCAAAGTCGTGAATTTGTTACTGGAGATGATGAGGCTGATGCCACATCTTCTCCATCAATTACACCAGAATGTGATGAAAACGTTGCTGAAGAAACTGAGTCTCAACTGGCTACTGAGGGAAAAGGGCAGAGACTCTTTTCTGGTCAACGTGCTCCACGTAAGACCAAAAAGCGTAGGCATGGGGACATGGCCTATGAGGGTGATGTTGATTGGGAAATTCTGGTGCATGGGCAAGATTTTCTTCTCAGTCATCAGGATGGAGATGGTAGACATTCCTTCAGAACAAGAGAGAAGCTTGAGTCTATGTTGATAGGTATGGATACTAAAAATGGCGGGGCAGCAGCAGTATCTGTTGGGCTGAAAGCTCGTGAAGTTGGGCCAGTAGAAAGAATCAAGTTTAAGGAGGTGCTGAAGCGCAAAGGTGGACTCCTGGAATATCTAGAATGCAG GAATCAGATTTTGAGCCTTTGGAATAAAGACATCAGTCGTGTCTTACCTCTTTCAGAATGTGGAGTGTCTGAAACCCCTTTGGCGGATGAATCACCTCGGGCTTCTTTAATTAGGCAAATCTATTCTTTTCTTGATCACTGT GGCTACATAAATTTTGGAATTGCTTCAGAAAAGGATAAAGCTGAAAATGGTGTCGATCACAACTTGAAAATTTTGACAGAAGAAAAATTTGTAGAAAACTCTGGAGCTCCTGTTACTGATACGGATGATGGAGTTTCTTTTATTCTTGGGAGATCAAAGAGTTCTGAGATTGTCATGCCAGAGAAGAATGATGTTTTATCTGATGAAGGGAAAAAGACAGAAAACGGTGGAACTGATTGCCAGCTCATTGATAGGCCGGCCGTAGAGTTATCTACTCTATCAGAGCAACGAGAATGTCCTGCTGATGATTTGCAGGTAAATGGTTATCTTAATATACAGTCACCCTGTCAACCATTTGATTTAGGTTCAGTTGGTCCAGTGCCTTCAGGTGAAGTTAAGGATAGTGAATTACAGAATATTGTACATCCAGATTTTTTGCCTCCTAACAGTACAGAGATTGATGGTAGAACAGCCGATAAACATCTTGTGATTTCAGAAGATACTTGTGGGTTCCCACCTGACTCATTCAGGAGTCAGAGGCAAAACACATGTTGTGAtgcaaaagggaaaaaaagaataaTTGTTGTCGGTGCTGGTCCTGCTGGCCTAACCGCAGCACGGCACCTGAAACGCCAAGGATTCCATGTTACCATGCTCGAGGCCAGAAGTAGAATTGGTGGTCGTGTTTTTACAgatctctcatctctctctgTCCCGGTGGACCTTGGTGCTAGCATTATTACCGGTATTGAGGCAGATGTGGCGACTGAAAGAAGACCGGATCCTTCTTCATTGATTTGTGCACAGTTGGGTCTTGAATTGACCGTGTTGAACAGTGATTGTCCACTGTACGATGTAGCTACTGGCCAGAAAGTTCCAGCAGATCTAGATGAAGCATTGGAAGCAGAATTCAATAGCTTATTGGATGATATGGTACTGTTGGTTGCTCAAAAAGGGGAGCATGCGATGCGGATGTCTTTGGAGGATGGTTTAGAATATGCACTTAAGAGACGGCGCAAGGCTCGTTTTGCAAGAAATCATATGGGTAATGAACCACAAAAATCATCAGTAACAGCAGTGGAATCCATGGCACTTCCTGATTGGGGAACTTCTCAAAATCTTAGTTCTAAGATAGAGATCTTGAGCCCTCTTGAGAGGAGGGTAATGGATTGGCATTTTGCCAACTTGGAGTATGGTTGTGCTGCATTACTTAAAGAAGTCTCTCTTCCTTATTGGAATCAGGATGATGCATATGGAGGTTTTGGTGGAGCTCATTGTATGATTAAAGGCGGCTACAGCTCCGTTGTTGAATCACTGGGTGAGGGACTTTGCGTTCACTTAAACCACATTGTAACTGATATTTCATATTGCAAAGAAGACATTCCGACAAAAAATGACTTGTTTAACAAGGTAAAAGTTTCTACGTCAAATGGACGAGAGTTTTCAGGAGATGCAGTCCTTATTACAGTTCCATTAGGGTGTCTTAAGGCAGAAACCATTAAATTTTCACCACCTTTACCCTACTGGAAAGATTTGTCTATCCAACGGCTCGGCTTTGGTGTTCTTAATAAAGTTGTGTTGGAGTTTCCTGAAGTATTTTGGGACGATTCTATTGATTACTTTGGTGCGACTGCAGAAGAAACAGACCAGAGGGGGAGATGCTTTATGTTCTGGAATGTCAAGAAAACTGTTGGGGCACCTGTTCTTATAGCGTTAGTGGTTGGAAAAGCTGCTATAGATGGCCAGGAGATGAGCTCCTCTGACCATGTAAAGCATTCATTACTGGTTCTGCGCAAGCTTTATGGTGAGAACAGGGTACCTGATCCAGTTGCTTCTGTGGTCACCGACTGGGGAAAAGATCCTTATAGCTACGGGGCTTACTCTTATGTGGCTGTCGGGTCATCTGGAGAAGATTATGACATATTGGGCAGGCCTGTGGAGAACTGTATATTTTTTGCGGGTGAAGCTACTTGCAAGGAGCACCCTGACACAGTTGGTGGTGCAATGATGAGTGGGTTACGAGAAGCTGTGCGCATAATCGATATATTGACTACAGGTACTGATTACACAGCAGAAGTAGAGGCGATGGAGGATGCAAAGAGGCATTCGGATGTTGAAAGGAGTGAAATAAGGGACATTATGAAGAGACTTGAAGCAGTAGAGCTCTCAAGTGTATTGTGCAAGAACTCTTTGGATGGGGTGCAGATCTTGACCCGGGAGAATTTGTTAAGGGACTTGTTCTGTAATGCCAACACAACAGCAGGAAGATTGCATCTCGCGAAAGAACTGTTGAAACTTCCTGTAGAAGTGTTGAGATCTTTTGCTGGAACTAAAGAAGGCCTTAGCACACTTAATTTGTGGATGCTG GACTCCTTGGGCAAAGATGGGACCCAACTCTTGCGTCATTGTGTTCGTATACTAGTAAAGGTCTCAACTGATTTGCTTGCAGTCCGACTGTCAG GTATCGGGAAAACTGTAAAAGAAAAAGTCTGTGTGCATACTAGCCGTGACATACGTGCCATAGCAAGTCAGCTTGTCAATGTGTGGATAGAAATTTTTCGAAAGGAGAAGGCTGCTAATGGTGGTCTGAAATTATTAAGGCAATCCACTGCTGCTGATACTTCAAAGAGTAAACACACTGGAGCATCTGGAAAACCACCAATTCGCAATGCCAACAACAAGAAGCTGAATGTCAAGCTAGCCACGTTGGAAACTATTCCAGATGTTGAACCATCAACCTCTCAAGCTTCAGTAGGAAGGCAAAATGATACCACTGAGGAAAGGCAAGATTTTCCcatgtctgaggatgaaaaggcTGCATTCGCCGCTGCAGAAGCTGCTCGTGTTGCTGCTCTTGCAGCTGCTGAG GCTTATGCTTCATCTGGTGCTAAGTGTAACATGCCTCTGCAGCTTCCTAAGATACCCTCATTTCACAAATTTGCTAGACGGGAACAATATGCAAATGATGAGTCTGACATCAGAAGGAATTGGCCTGGTGGTGCAGTAGGAAGGCAAGATTGCTTATCTGAAATAGACTCCCGCAACTGCCGAGTGAGGGATTGGTCTGTTGATTTTTCTGCTGCTGGTGTAAACCTTGACAGTTCAAGAATGTCTGTTGATAATCGCTCGCAGCGTAGCCTCTCAAATGACAATGCATGTCAGTTTAATTTTAGGGAGCACTCAGGCGAAAGTGCACCTGTAGATAGTAGTATATTCACCAAAGCGTGGGTTGATAGCTCAAGTAGTATAGGGATAAAGGATTACAATGCCATTGAAATGTGGCAATGTCAAGCAGCTGCTGCTAATTCTGATTTCTATGATCCAGTGATGCATGTCACTGATGAAGAGGATTCAAACATGAGTTCCAAAATGCTTATGAGGAAGCATGATGTGTTAGTGTGTGAGAGCTCCGCTTCACAAATTACTGTAAATAAAGAGATGTTGCATGATCAGCCGAAAGGAGCAGAAAGAATCAAGCAGGCTGTTGTAGATTATGTTGGATCTTTGCTGATGCCTCTTTATAAAGCACGGAAACTCGATAAGGAAGGGtataaatcaataatgaagaaaacTGCTACAAAG GTAATGGAACATGCCACTGATGCTGAAAAGTCAATGCTGGTGTACGAATTTCTTGATTCCAAACGTAAAAACAAG ATTAGAGATTTCGTAGACAAGTTGATAGAAAGGTATATGCTGATGAAGCCGGGTGCAAAATCATAA